A region of the Arthrobacter sp. FW306-07-I genome:
GCTGCCCAACAGTTCATCCAGCCCGGCTCCGCCAGTATTCTCGGACCCCGAGCCGGCTGCGGAACCGGAGGGATTCTTCGGGGACGCCGCAATGGTGATTTCCCTGGTATCTGTGCTCACGCCGTCGTGGAGCCGCAGACCATCGTCGTGACCCTCCCGGTGCTGCGGAAGCAGGCTGAGCCTCGAAAGCATCGACGGCCTGGTGTCCCTGCGCCGGATGAAGGAATCGCCTTGGGCCGCGGGCGCGTCCCGCTGGTCGTCCCGTGGCTCTGGTTCCTCTGCCTCAGGTTCGGCGGCCACTTCGGAAGGACGGGGGTGCGCGGCCGGTACGCCATGCGTGAGGAGCAGTGCAAGTGCGTCGTCGGAATCCTCGTCCACACCCAGCCGCTGCCCGCGCCGTGACCGGAGCATGTCCAGCAGGCCATCGGGTTCCTTGCCGGCATCCTGGGCAGGGCCGGCCTGGGCACCGGAAGAGGCCTTGGACGTATCAGCGTCAGTCTCGAAATCGAAGGGGCGGTCTGAAACTGCAGTGAGCCTGCGCGCGGGAACAGGACCGTCCAACGGCTCAAGTTCACTCAGCTGCTGCGCCCAGCGGTTGGTGTTCTGCAGCGACTTCCGTGCGGGGTTGAACGTCCACAGGGCCGGAGGTTCTTCGCCGATTCCGGACGTCCCGCCGGGCTTGGCCTCGAAGCTTGCCGAGACCGTCCACGTGCCGTCCTGGCGCCGCCACGAATCCCATTCCACGGTTCCGGGGTCAATGCCGTGGGCTGACAGGCGGTGGGCCACCATGTCATCCAGGGTCGCCGGGTTGTCGCCGAAGGCGGACCGGTAGACGTCGTGGCCGGGGGAGGGCGCCGCAACTTCCACTTTCCGGGCCTGCTGGGCAACATACTCCCGCTCCGCCAGGACGGGGCCTTCATAGCGCTCCACCTTGGCCAACGGCATCCCGGACAACTCGGCGACGTCCGCAGCGGTGGCACCGGCACGGATGCGGGCCTGGATGTCCCTGGGAGACATGGGAACAGCTGGCCGTTCCGCGCGCGGTTTTGCCGTAGACCGGCTGGCCGTCCTGAGTGCTTCATCGATCGGCAGCTGGAACATCTCGCCGCCGGCCCCGCTCAACAGGACATGCGTCCCGTCGTCGTGCACGCCTACAAGCCGTAGATCCTGCATACAAATCCTCCACCCTGGCATTACTATCAACCGAAACTCTGCCACTCGGAGGCGCGGATTTGGCTCAAGGAGCAGGGCGCGCCGTCATTTTCCGCTGTATCCCCAGGGATAAAGGGGGAGGTCACAGGACTTCGGAGGTCCCGGCGCCGGGATCCCGGGGTCGTCAGCGCCGCGTCAGGGCCGCAGTCAGTTGATCCGGATGACGGGTGGAGGCGAGCCAGTACGGGGTACGGTCGGCAGGGTCAGTGATCTCGATCTTCACCACGGGATCGATCCAGCCGCGGATGCACAGGTAGGCGAGGCCGTTCAACCGGGTCCCGCGCTCGGC
Encoded here:
- the sepH gene encoding septation protein SepH, producing the protein MQDLRLVGVHDDGTHVLLSGAGGEMFQLPIDEALRTASRSTAKPRAERPAVPMSPRDIQARIRAGATAADVAELSGMPLAKVERYEGPVLAEREYVAQQARKVEVAAPSPGHDVYRSAFGDNPATLDDMVAHRLSAHGIDPGTVEWDSWRRQDGTWTVSASFEAKPGGTSGIGEEPPALWTFNPARKSLQNTNRWAQQLSELEPLDGPVPARRLTAVSDRPFDFETDADTSKASSGAQAGPAQDAGKEPDGLLDMLRSRRGQRLGVDEDSDDALALLLTHGVPAAHPRPSEVAAEPEAEEPEPRDDQRDAPAAQGDSFIRRRDTRPSMLSRLSLLPQHREGHDDGLRLHDGVSTDTREITIAASPKNPSGSAAGSGSENTGGAGLDELLGSNPRRPAKEDDAAPATGQLPETEAPERPARPKRSSVPSWDEIVFGTRSD